One Mailhella massiliensis DNA segment encodes these proteins:
- the purE gene encoding 5-(carboxyamino)imidazole ribonucleotide mutase, with translation MTQVAIFIGSASDDPVVRGCADVLKKLGISYRYTVTSAHRTPERTEKLMEELEADGCKVYICAAGMAAHLAGAVAARTIKPVIGIPVAGSSIGGLDALYATVQMPSGFPVATVALNGAKNAAWLAAQIIALHDERVAALLRAEREGYKAAVEKAAAELEAAHRA, from the coding sequence ATGACTCAAGTCGCTATCTTCATCGGTTCCGCCTCCGACGATCCCGTCGTGCGCGGCTGCGCCGACGTGCTCAAAAAACTCGGCATTTCCTACCGCTACACCGTCACTTCCGCGCACCGCACGCCCGAGCGTACCGAAAAGCTCATGGAAGAGCTGGAAGCGGACGGCTGCAAAGTGTACATCTGCGCCGCCGGCATGGCCGCCCACCTTGCGGGCGCCGTGGCCGCCCGTACCATAAAGCCCGTCATCGGCATTCCGGTGGCCGGTTCCTCCATCGGCGGACTGGATGCGCTGTATGCCACCGTGCAGATGCCCTCCGGCTTCCCCGTAGCCACGGTGGCCCTGAACGGCGCGAAGAACGCCGCCTGGCTGGCCGCCCAGATCATCGCGCTGCACGATGAACGCGTGGCCGCCCTGCTGCGCGCCGAACGCGAAGGCTACAAGGCCGCCGTGGAAAAGGCCGCCGCCGAACTGGAAGCCGCTCACAGGGCCTGA